From the Carya illinoinensis cultivar Pawnee chromosome 4, C.illinoinensisPawnee_v1, whole genome shotgun sequence genome, one window contains:
- the LOC122307043 gene encoding uncharacterized protein LOC122307043 — protein sequence MSSFEDERLVQMVEEFIESESPSPIIFSASSKCRPLNHRTQYLALHEILGSGTKAEVEILESVLRHMRSKRDADKTSSLKKWLVMRLKRDGYKASLCQTSWITSLGCPAGDYEYIDIRMEDDESGNSKKFFVDVDFKSQFELARPTTTYKELTETLPQIFVGTEDKLNNIISLLCSAAKQSLRERGLHIPPWRTTTYMQSKWLSGCTHKVSADKRKAKGVSVTDEYSNWTPSPPRAKPNRQRNLGGGSALSSQFSGMSINCC from the exons ATGAGTAGCTTCGAAGATGAAAGACTGGTTCAGATGGTAGAGGAGTTTATAGAATCAGAATCGCCATCACCCATTATCTTTTCTGCTTCCTCGAAGTGTCGTCCTCTAAACCATCGCACCCAGTATCTCGCTTTACAC GAGATTCTTGGGAGTGGGACAAAAGCCGAGGTTGAGATCCTTGAGAGTGTGTTGAGGCATATGAGAAGCAAAAGAGATGCTGATAAAACCAGCAGTCTGAAAAAGTGGCTTGTCATGAGGCTCAAAAGGGATGGTTATAAGGCTTCACTTTGTCAGACTTCTTGGATCACTTCCTTGGGATGCCCTGCTG GTGATTATGAATACATCGATATCAGAATGGAAGATGATGAGAGTGGTAATTCAAAGAAGTTTTTTGTGGACGTGGATTTCAAGTCACAGTTTGAGCTAGCAAGGCCTACAACAACATACAAGGAGCTAACAGAAACACTCCCACAGATCTTTGTTGGGACTGAGGACAAGCTTAACAATATAATCTCTCTTCTATGCTCAGCTGCTAAACAGTCCCTTAGAGAGAGGGGCCTCCACATCCCCCCATGGAGGACTACCACTTACATGCAGTCCAAATGGCTTTCTGGCTGCACTCACAAAGTCTCTGCAGACAAGAGAAAAGCAAAAGGTGTTAGTGTTACAGATGAGTATAGCAACTGGACACCCTCGCCTCCAAGGGCCAAACCTAATAGGCAGAGAAATTTGGGTGGCGGTTCGGCCTTGTCTAGTCAGTTTTCTGGGATGAGCATAAATTGTTGCTGA